A DNA window from Macadamia integrifolia cultivar HAES 741 chromosome 4, SCU_Mint_v3, whole genome shotgun sequence contains the following coding sequences:
- the LOC122075235 gene encoding histone-lysine N-methyltransferase ASHR2, with amino-acid sequence MSEITSNPLIKVKEIEGRGRALIASQSVKPGQVLLRDSPILVYSAVPLQNGVPSNFCSNCFRRLDALVPSSPAITCNSCSINTLFCSPNCQSIALASSHSPWVCQALNCIRNSQYLTPDLQIQAQFLVSAYNLTAVSPSNFQLLLSLQGEPPSTQNAETLLLHSFIASLLPPQSFAGFSPELTAALLAKDKQNAFGLMQPFDKDKERTVRAYVIYPKASFFNHDCLPNACRFDYVDSAGDRNTDVIVRAIHDIPEGQEICLSYFPVNWNYADRQRRLLEDYGFTCQCDRCKVEMNWKEEEEDGMEEDNEDDEQMEGSEGSEEDENAIEEDVDFPHAYFFLRYLCDTENCGGTLAPLPPSEATPDLMECNVCGRIRSQEEVGEESRDGIMVD; translated from the coding sequence atgTCCGAGATAACATCAAATCCGCTTATCAAAGTAAAGGAGattgaagggagagggagagctTTGATTGCTTCCCAGTCGGTAAAACCTGGTCAAGTACTTCTCAGAGATTCTCCAATCCTTGTTTACTCCGCTGTTCCTCTTCAAAATGGGGTTCCCTCTAACTTCTGCTCCAACTGCTTCAGAAGGCTAGACGCTTTGGTCCCTTCGTCTCCAGCCATTACCTGCAACTCCTGTTCAATTAACACCCTCTTCTGCAGCCCTAATTGTCAATCCATCGCCCTTGCCTCGTCCCACTCTCCCTGGGTCTGCCAAGCCCTAAACTGTATCCGTAACTCTCAGTATCTAACCCCAGACCTCCAAATACAAGCCCAGTTCCTTGTTTCCGCTTACAACCTCACTGCTGTCTCCCCTTCCAATTTCCAGCTCTTACTGTCACTTCAAGGTGAACCTCCTTCTACCCAGAATGCAGAAACCCTTCTCCTCCACTCTTTCATCGCTTCTCTCTTGCCTCCTCAGAGTTTTGCTGGGTTTTCTCCGGAGCTTACTGCTGCTCTGCTCGCAAAGGACAAACAAAACGCCTTTGGTTTGATGCAACCATTTGataaagacaaggagagaaCAGTGAGAGCTTATGTTATCTACCCCAAAGCTTCTTTCTTCAACCATGACTGTCTTCCGAATGCTTGTAGGTTCGATTATGTGGATAGTGCTGGGGATCGGAACACGGACGTTATAGTGAGAGCTATCCATGATATTCCGGAAGGGCAGGAGATATGTTTGAGCTATTTCCCAGTGAACTGGAACTATGCGGACAGGCAGAGGAGGTTGTTGGAGGATTATGGATTTACCTGTCAATGTGACCGTTGTAAGGTGGAGATGAAttggaaagaggaggaagaggacgGCATGGAAGAGGACAACGAAGACGACGAGCAAATGGAGGGTTCAGAGGGTTCAGAGGAGGACGAGAATGCCATTGAAGAAGATGTTGATTTCCCTCACGCTTATTTCTTTCTGCGATACTTATGTGACACAGAGAACTGTGGGGGTACATTGGCTCCGCTACCACCATCAGAGGCTACTCCTGATCTCATGGAGTGCAATGTTTGCGGGCGGATAAGATCTCAGGAAGAGGTTGGAGAGGAGTCCAGAGATGGTATTATGGTGGACTAG